A genome region from Thermomonospora amylolytica includes the following:
- a CDS encoding DUF4446 family protein, protein MILVAVALAGVVAGVAGLSFAMVAHKRVNQVVDECAEMLRRQLAALEGTVDNQALRDIAVVHYDALKEMSGRRSFSLALLNALGDGVIISSINGRTETRTYAKVVRAGRSVEVLSPEEDQALRGARLGKGPQVSMDDPLPDFGGNTTSAHA, encoded by the coding sequence GTGATTCTCGTCGCAGTGGCCCTAGCCGGGGTGGTCGCCGGGGTGGCCGGCCTGTCCTTCGCCATGGTCGCCCACAAGCGGGTCAACCAGGTCGTCGATGAGTGCGCGGAGATGCTCCGCCGCCAGCTCGCGGCACTCGAGGGAACGGTGGACAACCAGGCCCTCCGCGACATCGCGGTGGTGCACTACGACGCCCTCAAGGAGATGTCCGGGCGCCGTTCGTTCTCCCTCGCCCTGCTGAACGCGCTGGGCGACGGCGTGATCATCAGTTCCATCAACGGCCGGACCGAGACCCGCACCTACGCCAAGGTCGTCCGCGCCGGGCGCAGCGTCGAGGTGCTGTCCCCGGAGGAGGACCAGGCGCTGCGCGGCGCCCGGCTGGGCAAGGGGCCGCAGGTGTCGATGGACGACCCGCTGCCGGACTTCGGCGGCAACACCACCTCGGCGCACGCCTGA
- a CDS encoding glycosyltransferase 87 family protein, with protein MGGRSGDGTVTRARRSPADLAILVAGVLVAVAAVAPIAVHWLTNPPDQRLVDVDVYRSGGEAVLRGAPLYEFLTEPPQLLPFTYPPFAALLAVPLALLPWSVVQVLWVVAIYAALAVGVRYAFRPLIDRAGRYAPLVTGALVGGLAYLQPVHDQTRFGQVGLFLMALCAADCLAPSTRWPRGVLVGLATAIKLVPGVFLIYFLITGRRQAAWNATLTAAAASLLAFMVLPHDSLAFWFDAMLNNDRVGANNGTTNQSLNGMLLRLYWPDALTSLLWLACVALLAFLGFRLARRASLAATRLEGARAHSAELAGIAITGLLSVLLSPVGWVHHLVWVVLVLGALVGDGRDLRRWLVAVPVAVFFAFRIPWWGTRLIGEGHGAVERFTGRIVQDAFGLAAIALIWLLGRWLIDRLQSQTGPAVSSPEKARVGTLAP; from the coding sequence ATGGGTGGACGAAGCGGCGACGGGACGGTGACGCGCGCCCGGAGGTCACCGGCCGATCTGGCGATCCTGGTGGCCGGTGTGCTGGTCGCGGTGGCGGCGGTCGCCCCGATCGCGGTGCACTGGCTGACCAACCCGCCGGACCAGCGGCTGGTGGACGTGGACGTGTACCGGTCGGGTGGGGAGGCGGTGCTGCGCGGGGCGCCGTTGTACGAGTTCCTGACCGAGCCGCCGCAGTTGCTGCCGTTCACCTATCCGCCGTTCGCGGCGCTGCTGGCGGTGCCGCTGGCGCTGCTGCCGTGGTCGGTGGTGCAGGTGCTGTGGGTCGTCGCCATCTACGCGGCGCTGGCCGTCGGGGTCCGGTACGCGTTCCGCCCGCTGATCGACCGGGCCGGACGGTACGCGCCGCTGGTGACGGGGGCGCTGGTCGGGGGCCTGGCGTACCTGCAGCCGGTGCACGACCAGACCCGGTTCGGGCAGGTCGGGCTGTTCCTGATGGCGTTGTGCGCGGCCGACTGCCTGGCGCCCTCCACCCGGTGGCCGCGCGGCGTGCTGGTGGGGCTGGCGACGGCGATCAAGCTGGTGCCCGGGGTCTTCCTGATCTACTTCCTGATCACCGGGCGGCGGCAGGCGGCCTGGAACGCCACCCTGACCGCCGCCGCCGCGTCGCTGCTGGCGTTCATGGTGCTGCCGCACGACTCGCTGGCGTTCTGGTTCGACGCGATGCTCAACAACGACCGCGTCGGGGCCAACAACGGCACCACCAACCAGTCCCTCAACGGGATGCTGCTGCGGCTCTACTGGCCCGACGCCCTGACCTCGCTGCTGTGGCTGGCATGCGTGGCGCTGCTGGCGTTCCTCGGCTTCCGGCTGGCCCGCCGCGCCTCGCTGGCCGCGACCCGGCTGGAGGGGGCGCGCGCCCACAGCGCGGAACTGGCCGGGATCGCGATCACCGGGCTGCTGTCGGTGCTGCTGTCCCCGGTCGGCTGGGTGCACCACCTGGTGTGGGTGGTGCTGGTGCTGGGGGCGCTGGTCGGCGACGGCCGCGACCTGCGGCGCTGGCTGGTCGCGGTGCCGGTGGCGGTGTTCTTCGCGTTCCGGATCCCGTGGTGGGGGACCCGGCTGATCGGCGAGGGGCACGGCGCGGTCGAGCGGTTCACCGGGCGGATCGTGCAGGACGCCTTCGGGCTGGCCGCGATCGCCCTGATCTGGCTGCTCGGACGCTGGTTGATCGACCGTCTCCAATCCCAAACCGGCCCTGCCGTTTCTTCTCCGGAAAAGGCCCGGGTGGGTACTCTCGCCCCGTGA